Genomic DNA from Telopea speciosissima isolate NSW1024214 ecotype Mountain lineage chromosome 2, Tspe_v1, whole genome shotgun sequence:
AGGTACAGGGATTTGAACTCATTTTCTTATTGCTCTCTCCGTACCCTTTCTACCATAAAGTATCTATGTGTCAaattgacttaggcatcagagagtcccccCTCAAAGTCCGCTCTCGGACTCTTCAATGTCCTTTCCTCCTTTTGCAAATCGTCCATGTCACCAGGAGACTTTTCGGCGGCAACACTATTGGTATCCTACAAAAGAAGTTCTCTCTAGACTTGTAGAAAAACTTCTTCCTAACTAAAATTAAGCAAATCTATTGCATGTTTTATATTATTTGGGGAAAAGGTTTTAGCTTGCATGGGTGCTATTTCCAAATCAACACGTTCTCTATTTTTGCCACGTGGAAGAGTGATTGGAGGGTTCACTTtgccacatgtcaagtttcaaccttAAAACAATTagccatgtggcaaaatataaataatattttttattaaattcaaacttttaaaaataattGGTTGAAAAGacaaaacattgaagaaaatACAAGGGGAAATGCCAATAAATATAACTAATATGCTTGCATTGtctctgaaatttgacaattGCGCATTCCCTACCATACCCTGTCTGTCTAGTAGTTGCCACATCATCAATGCTCAAGGCACAACTAGGTGGCCTGTTGAGGAAGATGTATCAAAtatacagattttttttttctttctaaattatacaataGATTATAGAATATTTGGACTATATACTTAGTTGTGCCACATAGAAGGGTGATCGGGCATTTTCTATTGTTGAATATCTAGATATTTGTTTGGATTGGCCACAACCATACACTGCCTCATGTGTTGACAgattttccttgtatttttagacataaatttattttttctttcttttcggAGGTTTATTTTGCCACTTCACCAACTAGGCTGAAAATTACATTTAAACAAGGGACTTCAGAGTCTATCTATCTACAAAATTTGATGTCCATTTGACTTGCTTCGTGGCAGATACATATACTTCTAAGGACTCGTCCATAAGAGAAGCTGCTTCATTGGTACACAAACCCATACCTTCACCTTTTGAGAGAGGGAGGAGTTTTCACGCCTGTATTAGGCAATTGGCATAATTCCTAAAGGTTCCATTTGGTAGCAAAGGAAATTAAATGGAATGTAAATGATATTtacaaacttaaaaaagaaacttttgtaatcattagattatataattatatcattaattccaaatcattccatatttagttataaaaattcattttaatTTGTATCTAAATCTCTAAgctttaaaaagtaaaataaaaattacatctaaatatggcaagaaatttaaataatttatacaatcatgttggaTAGTGATTACCAAAGGTTCCTTTTTAAATTTACGaaattttcactttccttccctttaatttcccttgcaaccgaACGGAGCCTAATGGTTCTATGTATAATATTCAGTAACTCCAAAAAAAGGATCAAAATACTATTACAATCTTGTAGTGTAGGAATAGCGAGGAACAATGGTCCCCTTCCAAGAATAAGAATCCAAAATACGGATAATGCCTAATTCTATTCTTCTATTTCAAtatccagagagagagagagagagagtcaagaAGCTACTGGGGTTTTGAATTCAAATCCTTGGTTGAGAAGAGCCCCCGTCACCCATATCTTCAGTGTGGACATGTTCATCTCCTCCCCACCTTCTTTCACCTGTTAAGTTCACCGACTGAGGGTTAATTTGTTTCTACTTCTACAATATTGAGGATTTGGATTCTCTGCGACCATCGTGCTGTGCTCAACCCACATGCCCCCATGTGGAATTAATATCGATCCAATGGATGGTAGATGGCGatctttcaaattttgaaattgtcgttcaaaattcaaaaatactTAACCATCATCTATCAACCATTGAATCGATATTAATTTCATGTGGTGGCCTGGGGTTGAGTTCAGCACAATGGCAGCTCAACCCCAagcagcagaggatccaaatcccaaCATGTATAACAATGATAATAATCAATTAATGAAGAGCAAAGAAACAGGCTTTTACTTACGTTGACCTTAAATGTCATAACTGATCTCTCAGAAGCGACAGCGAAGTTGGATCTTTGAACATCGAATCTTGTTAGGGACTCAAGTGCTTTGTGAAGAGCTACTACCACTCCTTCTCCATTGTTGCATGCCAATCTCACGTAATaccctctttcctcttcttggaACACATCCATCTATATATTTCATATGATATTTAAATCAAATTAATACCAATTAATCTTCTTGTTAATTTGTTGGTATTCCACACATAATTATAATCATaaccatggaactaaatcttggTTGAAACTAATCCAAATTTCTGAGTTGTCTGAGTTTCGAGCCGGGCTGAAACGAATTCCATGATCAAAATCTAGAATTGAGATCCGACATGCCTCAATTTTGAGCTTGGCCAAAACGAAGCCCAACTTTCGACATTGGATCTCAATCCAAGGAGGCATAGAGTCGAAACCCAGTGTTGAAATCTTGAAACAAGATCCAACATATCTCGATTTCGAACTTAGGCAAAAACGAAACCTAGGATTGAAACCCATGTTCAAAACCCAAGTTTCGAAACCTTGAAATGAGATCCAACATGCCTTGGTTTCAAGGCTGGGTTTCGACTCTGGGTTTTTTAACCCAGGGTCGAAACCTCGAAACAAGATTCGACATGATCGAAACTGACCttgaaaccgagatttagaaccttcaTCATATTTGTGGTACTacatcaatcaaaattttttttggcagGGAGAGATCCATCAATGAAATAtgaagaatatatatattatgcacAAACCTGCACTATCTTTTTGCAGCTTGGTTGATTCTTCTCTCCAGCTTGGGCCTTCTTTAGATTATCACCCAAATCTTGTGGACTCCCTTCTCCACCTTTTAGCGATGATCTGAGCCCTGCAATTTCTGCTTTTAAGTTCCTAGCTTCCATTTGCAAATCTCTCACATATTCTACTGCATCTCCTACAATGGAAGCTGTGTCCATCTGCAGTCACCAACCATAATTAAAACCCACTCACAGCCTAATTAAAcgaaaagccaaaaaaaaaaaaacaaaaaaaaaaaaaaaaaaaaaaaggttcacaTGCATATGAATCACACTTCACAGTTTCACAGTTCTGGTACCTATTGAGGTAATAATCCCACATCCGCTGTGGGTGCTGTTGTGAgactatcaagtataagagTTACAAGAGGCCACCCCACTTTGAACCAATTAGTTTTAAGATGGAAGCTTAATAGTACCTTAGTAATATTAGGAACCAAAGAACGCAAAGCATAGAGCTTCTCCTTCATTCGACCCCTTCGCCTTCGCTCTGAAACTAAGGTCTTGGAACGATCAGCTTTCGTTGATCCTTGTGGCAGCCCATTGTTTGTTGTCACCGACGAATCGTCTTCGTCGTATTCGTCGTCTTCCATTTCGAATCCAACGTCTTCACCCACCATTGGCAATCCATTGAGAATATATTCTGGATCTGAAGTATTGAGAGAATTAAAATCAAACAGGTTTGTTCCTTGTGGAGTAGTGGTAGTAGAAGTACTAGTACAAAATTGATTATTATTATCAACCAAGCCACCATAGAACAAGAGCTCTGCTGCTGCTGTATCATAAGTTGTTTGGTTGAAATTAGTGATGGGCTCTGCATTTTGTCCTCTGATGAGATCGATGTACTGCCCAAGATTGCCTTCGTTGTTGAAATCATGAAATCCATAATCTTCGTTTAGTTGAATTGAAGGGTTTCGGAATGAATGATTATCCATTTCttgctctttttcttcttcttcttcctatgttATTAATATAAGATAACAAGAAAGGAGGACAACTTTGATAACGCATGGGGGTGGTGTTTAGCTTAATCAAGTTGATTAATTTGTTATTAATATAAGATCATAGAAAAATGATAAATTTGATAGCGTAAACGCCTCCTCCGTCATGTTAAGGTGGTCGCTTCATGCCTTcacgtaagggtgtcaaaagttggccCGAATCAATGAAATCGAATTGGATCGATGAAATTGGTTCAAACAAAACCAATATgagcttattggatcatgttttggattggggttttGTGACACTAAATCCAAATTGGACCGTACCGAACCCTAACCAATATGACCCGATAAGAAACTGATACCCGGccaaaatttattaaaataCATATTTTTTCCATACTTGaagattttcatcctctcaagtgtaagaatccaaccgtaaaACATGGGCGATGgtatctttttatcctctcaagtgttgggtggacgattggattcttaagtgtggtgcaatggacaatgcaccacacttgagaggataaatttcttaCTTATGAATATATTTGCAAGGTATACCAAACCTAATCCGAAGCGGAACCAATAGCAACTGATAAGAGAAACCATTAAGAGGCCAAAATTGACTCGAAACCGGTGTacccttattggatcatgttttagACTTGCACTGAAAGTGGTGAAACCGAACCGACAGTTcaaaccgaccgattgacacccttaccggCATCACCCATGTAGGCATCACCCGTTTAAATGAAGCCCTTAATTTGTATATGCAAAGATGAaagattttctcttttattgGCAATGCATGGGGTCATGAGTTTTCTTTACATCATTTGATCATAATTTACGTAGCTTCTACCTCTAAATGTCAAATCTGATGGTCTTTTAGTGGCCCTTAATGGAGCTGTTTCATGCACGTTTGAGATTAaatatctttgatttttcattctttcttaGATATTTGAAGAGGTTTGATGCTCATGAGATCATGCATGTCTCTGACGACTGGTGTGAACTACGAGCTTCATGCTTGATTGAAAACTCGATACAGCATTTGTCTCATAGTGACCGAATTGAAGAACTCTTGATTGATAAGAAGAAGACTTCAGAAATTGGCTTGGGCTTTAgctaataaaaatttaatttagggttttgctaaCCTCAATAATTCGTGGGGGGAAAGAGGATCACTTACGTTTTCTCAGAGTGTTTATTGACGTTTTGAACGACATGCATGCATGGATCTTGCTCCACCATGACTACTGCATAACTTCATCCTTGATTGTCGTAAACTATTGATCCAGTTCAACAGCATTCATTCAAGTCTGCTATACCCCCTCCTCCTCCGaggggggtgaatgttcacgtacgtgagcatATGTGAACGATTTACAGCCGTTCAGATGAAACATTCCTATaaaatggattccatctgaacggctgtgaattgttcacgtacgtgaagattCTCTACACTCCCCTCCTCCCAAGAAATACAACTCTACAGCCCATGAATGAACAAGCCAACAAGAGTGCATGCATGAGCACATCTGATTTTTTAATCTGTGTAGAACTGGCATGTAACTTAGGGCAAGAGATAGTTGCCTGGTCGTATAGCACCTGCACCAGCACCATGGAGGCCAACAAGAGTGCATGCATGAGCACATCtgattgaatgagattttttggTTCATTGAGGTTGAGCGTGCGGTAATTTCACGTGgtcctgtgtctaggcacaagaaCCACGAATGCGaccagttagcattctttttcccaattatCATAAGAGGAAAAGTATGCTACCTGGTCATGTGACATGTGTGGCTCCTACTCCTAGACAAAGAAGCGCGCGAAAGTACCgcactccccctcccctccccccccccccccaaaagaaataaaaattgtcATCTCTTGCCCATGTGCTATGTGCGTCCTCATAGAGGCccagacaacaatctcttgccatTATTATAACTACCTCAattcatagttggaaaactagttTTTGACTTGAGCGAGTCACTCAAGTTGAGTAAAGAAACATGAAACCTAGCCAGGAGTCATGAAGACCTGTCTAGGTTTAAGAAATGACCAGACTAGGTATGAGTTTCCATTGTAGTTTTTGCCCGAGTCAATGCTAAACTCACCAAGTctacttttttaatttttttattggccCATATATTATTCATAGACCAAAAGTTTGGTTTACAACTAAACAAAACCCTAGGATTTTGGTTTGTTGTCTTATATTCTAtctctattttttcttctaatgtGCAAAACAACCATAGCCTCAGTCCCTACTCAcctggagaaggagaagaaggaagatattaaaaaatggagaaagaacgctacctgtgTACGTGTGGTGCGCTGCACAAGCATCTGTGCCAATGGATGAGCATGCCTGAGTATCCACCTAGGGagcagaggcatcatctcacggtgccctgtgagaaggcgtagaaaacaccaccaaatagagatttttttcccttataatTTATTTGGATTGTAAAGttgaagataaataaataaggtcTCGAAGGTGGGGTTTTGAGGCGTTACATGTGTTACCATACTTTTGGGCCACATGGTTGTCTAGGTACACCCATGCCATGCCTTGATTAAACTGTTGTgttattctattttagttttatcGGTACTTCATTTTCTCCATtgattttctctcattttattttattgcaatCTTTGTACATGAATATAATTTTTAATCCCAGCTCTGCTTCCTAACAAGTCAAGTCCTTGCATTGTACAACAATGTGTGGGTTTGGAAATGGAAATCCTTAAATAAGAGCCATTTTCATTGTATCGCTGACAATTCCTCTCTAATGTAATATGTACACCCCacaaaataaaatgaagggGGAAATATAGTAAGATACAACCACCCAGTAGCAAATCAGACATGGTAGCATatacactaaacataatgtttGAATAACCTCCAAAAGGAAAATCTactctttctaccaaaaaacctCCAAAAGGAAAACAATATAACTGTTGTAATTTGAGTTatgagggtatttttgtcttatttttatcctttaggggtatttttgtacttgaGTCTTCTCTCTCTTAGTTGCTACTTTCCCTTTCATATGGATAATTTGAGGGAACTTGGCTCTTGTcctacagtggcgggagctagaGCGTCCAACACCGCCTTGCGATTGCTCCATGTGGCCATGTCCTAATCCAACGGCATTATTAGATTTGGCCCATTATTTTAATCCAGAGCCCTCCCATGTACCTCTCTCACCCGCCCAGATCCCATTAAACCCAACCTGGTATATTTGGAGAGGGTCCTCATTTCGTCTCTTAGTTTTGCTTGAGCAACGACAAACCCTAGGGAGCTCTCACCATCTCCACTGGTTGAACGGAGAACGGCGAACGGCGAATGGCGAAAGGCGACCGACGACGAAAGGTTATGTGACTCTCcgctcttcttctctctccttttctctctctctcggatttGGCTCATGTTCGTTCCTGAAACCCTAATGAGGGTGCTATTTGGCTCATTTTCGGTGGAAGTTTCTGTGTGTTTCTATGTTTCCTTGACATCCCTTATTGAAGTTAGAGATTTAAACCGATGGAAAACAACCAAGCATCATATCCATCACTCTGTTCACAGAGATCCGCAGGTTCAGGAAACTCTCCTACACCCTCGATTGCCCTCTACTTGGGATAATAGTGGGTAGGGTGGGTCCTCCTAATCTGCTGGTGTAGTTGTGAATCACTGAATTGGTGAAATCGGAAAAGTGGAATGGCAAACAGAGACTAACTATGTTCCTTTGTTGAGAATTTAGAACCAGAGTCGTaagtcaaaattgaaattgaaattgacagTTAAAAACCAAGTTGAATAGAAAATATTCTGTTTGGtcttggttttgaaaattttattcgatttgtttcagttttgatttttagtAATTATTCAGGAACGAAAATGAGCCaaatccgagagagagagagagagagagagagagagagagagagagagagagagagaagaagaagaagaagaagaagaggggagagtcACATTACCTTTTGTCGCTGGTCGCCAGTCGCCTTTCGCCATTCGCCGCCGTTTGCCGTTCTCTGTTCAACCAGTGGAGATGGTGAAATCTCGCTGGCTTGTTTGCCCTCTTCTAATTATTAAAAGGGGAACAAAATGCTACCCGATCGTGCACAATGCATGGCTcccacgcctagacacagaaaCCATCTTGAATGCCTGAAATTTCCATCTTTATATGGGGTAAGATAGTCATTTTTTCAAACCACGCTAAGCGCACtatggatttggctcctgtcctgcagtggcgggtgctggagcgtccagcctagggctgcaagtttggcccagtcagcccgaacccaccctgagcccgaacagggcctgggctaagatttctgg
This window encodes:
- the LOC122650460 gene encoding transcription factor FER-LIKE IRON DEFICIENCY-INDUCED TRANSCRIPTION FACTOR-like, with the protein product MDNHSFRNPSIQLNEDYGFHDFNNEGNLGQYIDLIRGQNAEPITNFNQTTYDTAAAELLFYGGLVDNNNQFCTSTSTTTTPQGTNLFDFNSLNTSDPEYILNGLPMVGEDVGFEMEDDEYDEDDSSVTTNNGLPQGSTKADRSKTLVSERRRRGRMKEKLYALRSLVPNITKMDTASIVGDAVEYVRDLQMEARNLKAEIAGLRSSLKGGEGSPQDLGDNLKKAQAGEKNQPSCKKIVQMDVFQEEERGYYVRLACNNGEGVVVALHKALESLTRFDVQRSNFAVASERSVMTFKVNVKEGGEEMNMSTLKIWVTGALLNQGFEFKTPVAS